The Rosa chinensis cultivar Old Blush chromosome 7, RchiOBHm-V2, whole genome shotgun sequence DNA segment AGCTCAATTTGGAAGGCGGCGACTTTGTTGAGGTTGAAGTTGTGACTGGATCTGGTTTGAGAGTGAAGAAAACAGGGGTCAGTCTAGTATGGGATCCCAAacttatcaatgaaagtacggaGTGTGAGCCTATCCCGTACGAAAATTTGCAGAGTGATACTGATAATCAAGCAGGACCAAGCCATGAATTATCTGATGAGGACCGTCCTTTGAAAAGATTGAAGTCTGTATGCAGGGGTAGCCCATGAGTCTGCAAATAGACAGGCTCATGAGAAGTCCAAGCAGAGAACCCGAACCCCAAGTCATCTTAAAGACTTCGTCATCAAGTGAAGGTGGATATGTTTCGAGCAAcaatctctttctttctttaattatgAAGATTGTAATCTTTAGTTTATTCTTGTTCGCTGTCCATTTACTATTAGCTTTGTTATCATGTTGAAGTTGATCTGTAAACTAATCAGCGCTTTGTGCTATATAAATTTACATACAGCTGGAAGCTTTTTGCCGCATACCAAGTTTGTTCTCATCTTGTTTCTCGTGTTTTTAATTCTTCTCCCAGTAGTTTCCCACTATGAATACAGATAAGAGAATCAGAAAAAGAAAGCTGACAGGGAAGGTACTCAAGGTGGACACTGAAAATATGAGAAGCTGCAAGAAAAATGATGAAAGTCATGCAAATGACGAAGCACCTCAAAAGTTAATCTGTTAACAATGAAGACCACATTTACTGCATCAAGGTAATCCTTGACCAGGAAGACTTGTAGGAAGTACTCAGATTCAGTTCCATTCGATAGTTAAAGATAACAATAAACTTAGATTTTATATAGGCTTAATATCAAGGTTTAGTAATTATGACAAATACTAAAACCCCTGCTACTAAAACCTTTCATAAGCATAACCTGCATAACCTAGGAATGTGAATGACGAGAGTCATCGGTCATCACATTATCACATCTTATTCATGAGTTAAAGACTATTGGGCTGCTAATCATTCAATAAGGATTCTGTAATAATTTTACTCCAACACAGTTCGATCTGGGTAATCAAGATAATCAATTTGGGGGAATTGATCAACAGTAGCTTCTGCATCTGCGAAATCTTCCGTAGCAGTAGTATTGGCTGATCCGGTGATTTCAGTACTTCTATTTCTTCGTGATGATCATCATCGTGTCTGATTGTGATGCGGATCAGCGATCCACAACAACTCAAAGCCTTTCTGGACTCACACACACTAGACAACTGGAGAAGAAGATAGCAATGTACTGGCGGCTGCCAATGTCAAATATTTTTATGCATGATCAAAGACCCCATAATGAGTCAATACAATCCTTTAAATAGAGAAGAAAACCTAGACTTTAAAAGAAAGCAAACATATACGTTAAAAGCTCCCAAACTAATTAAGTAAATAATCAAAGTAGAAGTAATAAAATAAGGATCATCTTTTGGACCAGACATAGTCCTTGAGATAATCCGGTGTCTGTGGGATCCTCTTGGTCCTTGGTTGATCATCACATATAGCTCCTGCATCAGATTGAAACTGAGGAGGCCTTGTACGCTTGTTTACCATGAAGCGTCTCTTGAGGTTTCTGTGCCAGTGATTCTTAACCTCTATGTCAGTTCTTCCCTGAAGCTGTTCCGCAATCGCAGACCATTTGTTCCCCAGCTTTTCGTGAAGTCTGATTATTATTTCCTCTTCTTCACAGGTGTAGTTTCTTCTCTTGATGTTGGGATTCAAGTAATTCAGCCACCTCAGTCTGCACTTCTTCCCACACCTTGAAAGCCCTAATTCAAGAAGGAAATCGAAATTGATTAGCAACAGAAATCCAATTCGATTCTCAACTCTAATTATAAGTTTATGGACTTAATTAGTGATCTTGTTATGTCTATAACTAATACTCACCAGCAAACTTGGGGAGTTGGCGCCAATTCCAGTAGCCAAACCTAGTAATATAATCTAGGAGCTTCCTATCTTCCACCGGTGCCCATGTACCATTCTTCAGACTCCCTTTGTTACACTGATCACAGCAAGGAGTTCTCACCatctttctctatttttcttaatttctctGTGTCTCTCTTGCTCTCTTAACTCTGAGCTCTGAGTTGTACTTGTACAGGTACTCCTCGCTGAAGTTGAACCCCTCAGTTATTATATCATTCTCCAAAACGCGTTtcacaaacaaaaataataaattataaaGATATTACACTACGAAAAATAATTGGGGTCACCATCAGATTACTGTACTTGCACTGAAATAAAACCAAGAAGGCCTATAATATGCTATTATGCTTCAAGATAAGGGACCCATGCCTCCACGAATAAAACTAAGAAGATTCAATGAAAGTCACCAAGGTTTTACGTGAACTCTTTTGGATGCTAGCAGCTTTAAGGAAACCTCCATCCATCGCTAGCAGCTTCCACGTACTTGGCGGCTCATAGCACACAGCATCAATACCACGTGATTGTTGTAAAATGAGAAAATACATCGTTCTTCATCGATAATAGGACCCTTTATATAGAGACAAGAGTACAAAGATTATAAGAAATCTAAATCTAATATTAAAAGAAATCCTATTCAAAATATGGGTAGGAAATCTTTGACTAAATATATATACTTTCCCTTTTACATAAATATTTTGATTCCTGTTTGGACAAGTTATACCAAAACTAGGTTAACTGTACCGAGTAACACAAATCTTTTGagataaaaataacctcagttgaaggagaaaaaaagtACAACACGCCTCACATTTCGAGAATACCATTGTTATGAATCATTTTTTTACGATTGAAACGCAACGATTTGAAGCATAGTAGGAGGAATATttgattttctatttttgtaataGTCACCACTTAGAACTCGACACGTGTTCATTGCCAGCTTGCAGCTTGTTGCGCCTGGTATT contains these protein-coding regions:
- the LOC112178694 gene encoding transcription factor MYB63 yields the protein MVRTPCCDQCNKGSLKNGTWAPVEDRKLLDYITRFGYWNWRQLPKFAGLSRCGKKCRLRWLNYLNPNIKRRNYTCEEEEIIIRLHEKLGNKWSAIAEQLQGRTDIEVKNHWHRNLKRRFMVNKRTRPPQFQSDAGAICDDQPRTKRIPQTPDYLKDYVWSKR